TTGCAGGACTGGCCGGAGTTGTTGAACATGTGCATCACGCCGCCGGTCACCGCCTTGGTGAGGTCTGCACCTTCGAGGATGACGTTGGGCGACTTGCCACCCAGCTCCTGGCTGACGCGCTTCACGGTCGGCGCCGCGCGCTTGGCGACGTCGATGCCGGCGCGGGTCGAGCCGGTGAAGGAGATCATGTCGATGTCGGGGTGCTCGCTCATGGCGGCGCCGACCTCGGGGCCGAGGCCGTTGACGAGGTTGAACACGCCCTTCGGCACGCCGGCTTCATGGAGGATTTCCGCAAAAATCAAAGCCGAGGTCGGGGTGAACTCGCTGGGCTTCAGGATCATGGTGCAGCCGGCCGCGAGCGCGGGTGCGACCTTGCAGGCGATCTGGTTGAGCGGCCAGTTCCAGGGCGTGATCATGCCGACCACGCCGATCGGCTCGCGCAGCACCATGGCGGTGCCGACCGGCTCCTCGAAATGATAGTTCTTGAGCACATCGAGCGTGGTCATGAGATGGCCAAGGCCGGCGCCGGCCTGGAGCTTTTCCGCCATCGGCAGCGGCGCGCCCATCTCGTCGGAAACGGCGGCGCCGATCTCCTTGAGACGGCCTTTGTAGATCTCGATCACCTTGGTGAGCAGCGCGACGCGCTCTTCACGGCTGGTCTGGGAGAAAGTCGCGAAGGCACGCTTGGCGGCGGCAACCGCCTTGTCCACATCGGCCTTGGATCCGAGCGCAACCTCGTACATCGCCTCTTCCGTCGCGGGGTTCACCACGGCGGTGGACTTCTTGACGGCGGGATCGACCCAGGCGCCGTCGATGTAGAATTGCATGCGATTGACCATCGTTAACCTCTTCTTGGGGGCTTGGAGGGGGCGTTTCGGCAGGCATCCTTGCACGAAAGCGCCAGCAATTGAACCCGCCATATGCGGGGCCAGCGTTGCGGCGGACGGAGGTTATATGAGCCGATGGCGGGAACGTGGCAAGGCTCCCTCGGATGTCATTCCGGACGCGCCCCTTTGGCGCGGGCCCGGAATCCATACTCCCGATCGTGGTTATGGATTCCGGGCCCGACGCTACGCGTCGCCCCGGAACGACGAGGAGGTTACTTCCACTACACAGCCATCTTCCGATGCAGCACCGGCGCACCGGCGGTGAGACTTTCCGCCGCATCGATGATCGCATTGGCGTCGATGCCGTAGTGGCGGTAGAGGTCGGCGATGGTGCCGGTCTGGCCGAACTGCTCGACGCCAAGCGCCTCGACGCGGTGGCCACGAACGCTGCCGAGCCAGCCGAGCGCGGAGGGATGGCCGTCGATCACGGTCACGATGCCGCAGTCGCGCGGCAGCGGCGCCAGCAGTTTCTCGATGTGGCTGAGATGCTGCACGCCGCGCCTGTCGCGCCGCAATTTCCGTGCGGCGGTCCATCCCGCATGCAGGCGATCGGCCGAGGTAATCGCGAGCAGGCCGATGTCGCGCCTGTTCTCACCGATGAAGCCGGTCGCCTCGATCGCTTCCGGCGCAACCGCGCCGGTATAGGCGATCACGAGTTCGGCATTGGGGCCGGGCTTGCGCAGCCAATAGGCGCCGTCGGTGATGCCCTGTTGCAGCTCCGGCGTCATGATGCGTTGAGCCTGCTCGATCGACCGCGTCGAGAGCCGC
The genomic region above belongs to Bradyrhizobium sp. CCBAU 53338 and contains:
- a CDS encoding aldehyde dehydrogenase family protein yields the protein MVNRMQFYIDGAWVDPAVKKSTAVVNPATEEAMYEVALGSKADVDKAVAAAKRAFATFSQTSREERVALLTKVIEIYKGRLKEIGAAVSDEMGAPLPMAEKLQAGAGLGHLMTTLDVLKNYHFEEPVGTAMVLREPIGVVGMITPWNWPLNQIACKVAPALAAGCTMILKPSEFTPTSALIFAEILHEAGVPKGVFNLVNGLGPEVGAAMSEHPDIDMISFTGSTRAGIDVAKRAAPTVKRVSQELGGKSPNVILEGADLTKAVTGGVMHMFNNSGQSCNAPSRMIVPLSKMKEVAAIAKAVADKTKAGDPRGEGTTIGPVVNRGQWDKIQALIKKGIDEGATLVAGGPGLPEGVNKGFYVRPTIFADVTPEMTIAREEIFGPVLTILGAKDEADAVHIANDTPYGLAGYVSGASVEDAKRVGRQIRAGNVNLQGVPNDRTAPFGGYKQSGNGREWGKYGLEDFLEVKAVAGFNAA